One window from the genome of Chionomys nivalis chromosome 14, mChiNiv1.1, whole genome shotgun sequence encodes:
- the Ammecr1l gene encoding AMMECR1-like protein isoform X2, giving the protein MGKRRCVPPLEPKLAAGCCGVKKPKLSGSGTHSHGNQSTTVPGSSSGPLQNHQHVDSSSGRENGSDLTLGPGNSPITRMNPTSGALSPLPRPNGTANTTKNLVVTAEMCCYCFDVLYCHLYGFPQPRLPRFTNDPYPLFVTWKTGRDKRLRGCIGTFSAMNLHSGLREYTLTSALKDSRFPPLTREELPKLFCSVSLLTNFEDASDYLDWEVGVHGIRIEFINEKGIKRTATYLPEVAKEQDWDQIQTIDSLLRKGGFKAPITNEFRKSIKLTRAKPKCYEFCSDDPVIWHIHLGIETFL; this is encoded by the exons ATGGGAAAAAGACGTTGTGTTCCTCCCCTTGAGCCCAAGTTGGCAGCAGGCTGTTGTGGGGTCAAGAAGCCCAAACTATCTGGAAGTGGAACACACAGTCACGGGAACCAGTCCACAACTGTTCCTGGCTCTAGTTCAGGACCTCTTCAAAACCACCAGCATGTGGACAGCAGCAGTGGTCGAGAAAATGGATCGGACTTAACTCTGGGACCTGGAAACTCTCCTATCACACGAATGAATCCTACATCTGGAGCCCTGAGCCCTCTTCCCCGGCCCAATGGAACTGCCAATACCACTAAGAATCTGGTTGTGACTGCAGAAATGTGCTGCTACTGTTTTGATGTACTCTACTGTCACCTCTATGGCTTCCCACAGCCACGACTTCCTAGATTCACCAATGACCCCTA tcCTCTCTTTGTGACCTGGAAGACAGGGCGAGACAAGCGGCTTCGTGGCTGTATTGGGACCTTCTCAGCCATGAATCTTCATTCAGGACTCAGGGAATACACGCTAACCAG TGCACTTAAGGACAGCCGATTTCCCCCCCTGACCCGAGAGGAGCTGCCCAAACTTTTCTGTTCTGTCTCCCTCCTTACTAACTTTGAAGATGCCAGTGATTACCTGGACTGGGAG GTAGGGGTCCATGGGATTCGGATTGAATTCATCAATGAAAAAGGCATCAAACGCACAGCCACATATTTACCTGAGGTTGCTAAGGAACAAG ACTGGGATCAGATCCAGACAATAGACTCCTTGCTCAGGAAAGGTGGCTTTAAGGCTCCAATTACCAATGAATTCAGAAAATCAATCAAACTCACCAG